TCGGTCTCGAACTTCGAACGCTCGACCAGCTCGCCGGGCAGCAGCTCCGCGTCGCCCGACTCGATGATCGTCACACGGCGCAGCATCTGCCGGATGATGATCTCGATGTGCTTGTCGTGGATCGACACACCCTGCGAGTTGTAGACCTTCTGGACCTCTCCGACCAGGTGGACCTGGACGGCACGCTGACCCAGGATGCGCAGCACGTCGTGCGGGTTGGTGGCACCCACGGTGAGCTTCTGGCCCACCTCGACGTGCTCGCCCTCCGACACCAGGAGACGGGCACGCTTCGAGATCGGGAACGCCGTCTCGTCGCTGCCGTCGTCCGGGGTGACGACGAGCTTCTTGGTCTTCTCGGTCTCCTCGATCCGCACGCGGCCGGAGGCCTCGGAGATCGGGGCGACACCCTTCGGCGTACGAGCCTCGAAGAGCTCGACGACACGGGGCAGACCCTGGGTGATGTCGTCACCGGCCACACCACCGGTGTGGAAGGTACGCATCGTCAGCTGGGTACCGGGCTCACCGATGGACTGGGCGGCGATGATGCCGACCGCCTCACCGATGTCGACCAGCTTGCCGGTGGCCAGCGAGCGGCCGTAGCACATGGCGCAGGTGCCGACGGCGGACTCACAGGTCAGGACTGAGCGGGTCTTGACCTCCTCGATGCCGTGCTTGACGAGCTCGTCGATGAGGACGTCGCCGAGGTCGGTGTTGGCCGGGGCCAGCACCTTGCCGTCGACGGTGATGTCCTCGGCCAGCGCACGTGCGTACACGCTGGTCTCGACGTTCTCCGTCTTGCGCAGCACGCCGTCCTCGCCGCGCTCGGCGATGGCCAGGCGCAGACCACGGTCGGTGCCGCAGTCCTCCTCGCGGATGATGACGTCCTGCGAGACGTCCACGAGACGACGGGTGAGGTAACCCGAGTCGGCGGTACGCAGAGCGGTGTCCGCCAGACCCTTACGGGCACCGTGGGTCGAGATGAAGTACTCGAGCACCGACAGGCCTTCACGGAAGGAGGCCTTGATGGGGCGCGGGATCGTCTCGTTCTTGGCGTTGGACACCAGACCACGCATACCGGCGATCTGACGCATCTGCATCATGTTGCCTCGTGCGCCCGAGTTCACCATCATCGAAACCGGGTTGGTCTTCGGGAAGTTCGCGTTCATCGCCTCGGCAACCTCGTTGGTCGCCTTGGTCCAGATCGCGATGAGCTCCTGCGTGCGCTCTTCCTTGGTGATCAGACCACGCTCGTACTGCTTCTGGACCTTCTCGTCCTGGTCCTCGTAGCCCTTGACGATCGCGCGCTTCGCGTCGGGAACGACGATGTCGGAGATGGCCACGGTGACACCGGAACGGGTCGCCCAGAAGAAACCGGCCGCCTTCAGGTTGTCGAGCGTCGCCGCCACGATGACCTTGGGGTAGCGCTCGGCGAGGTCGTTGACGATCTCCGAGAGCTGCTTCTTGCCGATCTCGTAGTCGACGAACGGGTAGTCCTCGGGCAGCAGCTCGTTGAAGAGCGCGCGGCCCAGGGTCGTCCGCAGGCGGAAGGTGTCACCCTGCTGCCATTCCGGCTCGTTCTCGTCGCGGGCCGGCGGGGTCCAGCCGCGCGGCGGGATGGTGCCCACCGGGAAGCGGATGTCCACGCGCGACTGCAGCGAGAGCTCGCCGGCGTCGAACGCCATGATCGCCTCGGCCACGGAAGCGAAGGAGCGGTCCTCGCCCTTCACGTTCCGCAGGTCGCCGTCGGTGGTCAGGAAGAACAGACCGAGGACCATGTCCTGGGTCGGCATCGTGACCGGGCGGCCGTCGGCCGGCTTGAGGATGTTGTTCGAGGACAGCATCAGGATGCGGGCCTCGGCCTGCGCCTCCGCGGAGAGCGGCAGGTGCACGGCCATCTGGTCACCGTCGAAGTCCGCGTTGAACGCGGTGCAGACGAGCGGGTGGATCTGGATGGCCTTGCCCTCGACCAGCTGCGGCTCGAAGGCCTGGATGCCGAGGCGGTGCAGCGTCGGCGCACGGTTCAGCAGAACCGGGTGCTCGGCGATGACCTCTTCCAGGACGTCGTACACGACCGTGCGGCCGCGCTCGACCATCCGCTTGGCGCTCTTGATGTTCTGCGCGTGGTTCAGGTCCACCAGGCGCTTCATCACGAACGGCTTGAAGAGCTCCAGCGCCATGGCCTTCGGCAGACCGCACTGGTGCAGCTTCAGCTGCGGACCGACGACGATCACGGAACGCGCGGAGTAGTCCACACGCTTGCCGAGCAGGTTCTGACGGAATCGACCCTGCTTGCCCTTGAGCATGTCGGACAGCGACTTCAGCGGACGGTTGCCGGGGCCCGTCACCGGGCGGCCACGACGGCCGTTGTCGAAGAGCGCGTCGACGGCCTCCTGGAGCATGCGCTTCTCGTTGTTCACGATGATCTCGGGGGCACCGAGGTCGAGAAGGCGCTTCAGGCGGTTGTTGCGGTTGATCACACGGCGGTACAGGTCGTTCAGGTCGGAGGTCGCGAAGCGGCCACCGTCCAGCTGCACCATCGGGCGAAGGTCCGGCGGGATGACCGGCACGCAGTCGAGCACCATGCCCTTGGGGCTGTTGCTGGTCTGCAGGAACGCGGAGACGACCTTGAGGCGCTTGAGCGCACGGGTCTTCTTCTGGCCCTTGCCGGTGCGGATGATCTCGCGGAGGCGCTCGGCCTCCTCGTCCAGGTCGAAGGACTCGAGGCGCTTCTGCAGCGCCGCGGCACCCATCGAACCGTCGAAGTACGTGCCGAAGCGGTCACGCAGCTCGCGGTAGAGGAGCTCGTCGCCCTCCAGGTCCTGGACCTTGAGGTTCTTGAAGCGGGTCCACACCTCGTCGAGACGGTCGATCTCGCGCTGCGCACGGTCGCGCAGCTGCTTCATCTCACGCTCGGCACCCTCGCGCACCTTGCGGCGCACGTCGGCCTTGGCGCCCTCGGCCTCCAGCTCGGCCAGGTCGGTCTCGAGCTTCTTGGCGCGGGCCTCGAGGTCGGCGTCGCGACGGTTCTCGACCTGCTGACGCTCGACGGAGACGTGAGCCTCCAGCGAGGGCAGGTCGCGGGTGCGGCGCTCCTCGTCGACGAACGTGATCATGTACGCGGCGAAGTAGATGACCTTCTCGAGGTCCTTCGGGGCGAGGTCGAGCAGGTAGCCCAGCCGCGACGGAACGCCCTTGAAGTACCAGATGTGGGTGACGGGAGCGGCAAGCTCGATGTGGCCCATCCGCTCACGACGCACCTTGGCGCGCGTGACCTCGACGCCACAGCGCTCACAGATGATGCCCTTGAAGCGGACACGCTTGTACTTGCCGCAGTAGCACTCCCAGTCCCGGGTCGGACCGAAGATCTTCTCGCAGAAGAGTCCGTCCTTCTCGGGCTTGAGGGTGCGGTAGTTGATGGTCTCGGGCTTCTTGACCTCGCCGTGGCTCCACTGACGGATGTCGTCAGCGGTGGCCAGACCGATCCGGAGCTCATCGAAGAAGTTGACGTCGAGCACTATGCGTCAATCCCTCTCAGGGTTGTAAGTCTTAGGGGTCTGATACGGGGGTCCTGGGGCCGGCGGGCCTTGATCACCTTTTCCACAGGCGGTCAAGGCCCGGCCGGACTCCCGTCAGACCTCTTCGACGCTGCTCGGCTCGCGCCGGGACAGGTCGATGCCGAGCTCCTCCGCCGCGCGGAAGACGTCCTCGTCGGTGTCACGCATTTCGATGGACATGCCGTCGCTGGACAGCACCTCCACGTTGAGGCAGAGGGACTGCATCTCCTTGATGAGCACCTTGAAGGACTCGGGGATGCCGGGCTCAGGGATGTTCTCGCCCTTGACGATGGCCTCGTAGACCTTCACGCGGCCGGTGACGTCGTCGGACTTGATCGTCAGGAGCTCCTGGAGGGCGTAAGCGGCGCCGTACGCCTCCAGCGCCCACACCTCCATCTCACCGAAGCGCTGACCACCGAACTGAGCCTTACCACCCAGCGGCTGCTGGGTGATCATCGAGTACGGACCGGTCGACCGGGCGTGCAGCTTGTCGTCGACCAGGTGGTGGAGCTTGAGGATGTACATGTAGCCGATCGAGATCGGGTCCGGGAACGGCTCACCCGAGCGACCGTCGAACAGCCGCGCCTTGCCGGACGGGAGGACCAGACGGTCACCGTCGCGGTTGGGCAGGGTGTGCTCGAAGAGACCGGCGAGCTCGTCCTCACGCGCACCGTCGAAGACGGGGGTGGCGACGTTCGTGCGCGGCGGAACCTTGTCGGCTCCGATCGCCTGCAGTCGCTGCGCCCAGTCCTCTCCGAGACCGGAGACGTCCCAGCCGCGGCTGGCGAGCCAGCCGAGGTGGATCTCCAGGACCTGTCCCGGGTTCATTCGGGACGGGACACCCAGCGGGTTGAGGATGATGTCGACCGGGGTGCCGTCCTCCAGGAACGGCATGTCCTCGATCGGCAGGATCTTCGAGATGACACCCTTGTTGCCGTGACGGCCGGCGAGCTTGTCACCGTCCGTGATCTTGCGCTTCTGCGCCACGTAGACACGAACCAGCTGGTTCACGCCCGGCGGCAGCTCGTCGCCCTCTTCACGGTCGAAGACGCGGACACCGATGACCTTGCCGATCTCGCCGTGCGGGACCTTCAGGGAGGTGTCGCGGACCTCACGGGCCTTCTCACCGAAGATCGCGCGCAGCAGGCGCTCCTCCGGCGTCAGCTCGGTCTCACCCTTGGGCGTGACCTTGCCGACGAGAATGTCGCCGGCGACGACCTCGGCACCGATACGGATGATGCCGCGCT
The window above is part of the Streptomyces sp. NBC_01428 genome. Proteins encoded here:
- a CDS encoding DNA-directed RNA polymerase subunit beta', which codes for MLDVNFFDELRIGLATADDIRQWSHGEVKKPETINYRTLKPEKDGLFCEKIFGPTRDWECYCGKYKRVRFKGIICERCGVEVTRAKVRRERMGHIELAAPVTHIWYFKGVPSRLGYLLDLAPKDLEKVIYFAAYMITFVDEERRTRDLPSLEAHVSVERQQVENRRDADLEARAKKLETDLAELEAEGAKADVRRKVREGAEREMKQLRDRAQREIDRLDEVWTRFKNLKVQDLEGDELLYRELRDRFGTYFDGSMGAAALQKRLESFDLDEEAERLREIIRTGKGQKKTRALKRLKVVSAFLQTSNSPKGMVLDCVPVIPPDLRPMVQLDGGRFATSDLNDLYRRVINRNNRLKRLLDLGAPEIIVNNEKRMLQEAVDALFDNGRRGRPVTGPGNRPLKSLSDMLKGKQGRFRQNLLGKRVDYSARSVIVVGPQLKLHQCGLPKAMALELFKPFVMKRLVDLNHAQNIKSAKRMVERGRTVVYDVLEEVIAEHPVLLNRAPTLHRLGIQAFEPQLVEGKAIQIHPLVCTAFNADFDGDQMAVHLPLSAEAQAEARILMLSSNNILKPADGRPVTMPTQDMVLGLFFLTTDGDLRNVKGEDRSFASVAEAIMAFDAGELSLQSRVDIRFPVGTIPPRGWTPPARDENEPEWQQGDTFRLRTTLGRALFNELLPEDYPFVDYEIGKKQLSEIVNDLAERYPKVIVAATLDNLKAAGFFWATRSGVTVAISDIVVPDAKRAIVKGYEDQDEKVQKQYERGLITKEERTQELIAIWTKATNEVAEAMNANFPKTNPVSMMVNSGARGNMMQMRQIAGMRGLVSNAKNETIPRPIKASFREGLSVLEYFISTHGARKGLADTALRTADSGYLTRRLVDVSQDVIIREEDCGTDRGLRLAIAERGEDGVLRKTENVETSVYARALAEDITVDGKVLAPANTDLGDVLIDELVKHGIEEVKTRSVLTCESAVGTCAMCYGRSLATGKLVDIGEAVGIIAAQSIGEPGTQLTMRTFHTGGVAGDDITQGLPRVVELFEARTPKGVAPISEASGRVRIEETEKTKKLVVTPDDGSDETAFPISKRARLLVSEGEHVEVGQKLTVGATNPHDVLRILGQRAVQVHLVGEVQKVYNSQGVSIHDKHIEIIIRQMLRRVTIIESGDAELLPGELVERSKFETENRRVVQEGGHPASGRPQLMGITKASLATESWLSAASFQETTRVLTDAAINAKSDSLIGLKENVIIGKLIPAGTGLSRYRNIRVEPTEEAKAAMYSAVGYDDIDYSPFGTGSGQAVPLEDYDYGPYNQ